One genomic segment of Coffea arabica cultivar ET-39 chromosome 6e, Coffea Arabica ET-39 HiFi, whole genome shotgun sequence includes these proteins:
- the LOC113696685 gene encoding uncharacterized protein, whose amino-acid sequence MLRETMGKLCSKGFDKGTSHRKAPPPVWCPLRCTLDELYNGVEKRIKFPGGRMKLLPDPGVIAPNADPETLVVEIPAGAKNGLKIVYPRRVILDDRKVPRDVIVDVIEEPHAEFHRHGNDLWAIRKIPLMEYVTNEALTIETLDKRLLTVPKIEPGCVIEIPNEGMPCWHCIGETGSIFVSFEVIYPKNLSLTREEKDELKKLLAKEENNV is encoded by the exons ATGTTGAGAGAAACCATGGGGAAGTTATGTTCGAAAGGTTTCGACAAGGGCACCAGCCATAGGAAAGCACCACCTCCGGTTTGGTGCCCATTGAGGTGCACTCTAGACGAGCTCTACAATGGAGTGGAAAAGAGGATCAAGTTTCCCGGAGGACGCATGAAGCTCCTCCCTGATCCTGG CGTGATAGCACCGAATGCGGATCCGGAGACACTTGTGGTGGAAATCCCAGCGGGTGCAAAGAACGGCTTGAAAATTGTATATCCGCGCAGGGTCATTCTAGACGACAGAAAGGTCCCCAGGGATGTGATTGTTGACGTGATAGAAGAGCCTCATGCTGAATTCCACAGGCACGGCAATGATTTGTGGGCTATAAGGAAAATTCCGCTGATGGAATACGTTACCAATGAAGCCCTTACAATCGAAACATTGGATAAGCGTCTTCTAACTGTTCCGAAGATAGAACCTGGGTGTGTTATAGAGATTCCCAACGAAGGCATGCCTTGTTGGCACTGTATCGGGGAGACAGGCTCCATATTTGTCAGCTTTGAAGTTATCTACCCAAAGAATCTGAGTTtgacaagagaagaaaaagatgaactcaaaaagttGCTGGCTAAGGAGGAGAATAATGTGTGA